One genomic segment of Amycolatopsis sp. Hca4 includes these proteins:
- the murJ gene encoding murein biosynthesis integral membrane protein MurJ translates to MAEHPPPVDDEATVFLPSELRGPHWPTRDLDVSRRPYDEFAGQIVARPPASPVSAGRGEGAGSSLARSSGRMAVASAVSRVTGFVAKLLLAAVVGTGVVNDSFTVANTLPNIVFELLFGGVLASVVVPLLVRSHDDPDGGRAYTQRLITMALVLLVVGTAVAVAIAPLFTALYVDKSSPTANPALTTALAYLLLPQILFYGLFALLSAILNAQNVFGPPAWAPVLNNVVVTGTLVVFAVVPGELTLDPVRMSDPKLLVLGLGTTLGIVAQAVVLIPALLRTGFRFRWRWGFDPRIREFGGLAAWILGYVVVSHVGFVITTRVLTGGNSGGVTAYSYASLLFQLPYGILGVSLLTALMPRMSRAAADGDTVSLVGDLSLASRISTVLFVPISAVLAVVGTPIGIAIFTWGRGTLEDAERLGQTLAVSAVGLLPFALVMLQLRVFYAMKDARTPTLIMLVMTAVKIPLLLLCRGLLDGEHVVYGVMLVNGAGFVVGAVLGQVWLWVRLGHLRSKRSLRVGLITLSVSGLGVVAAVLAGHAVPASLGVIPGAWVKLPVQGLLGMAVPFGLLAVLRLPEFAPVTRRVAGLRRRFAAR, encoded by the coding sequence ATGGCGGAGCACCCACCACCGGTGGACGACGAGGCGACGGTCTTCCTCCCGAGCGAGCTGCGTGGCCCGCACTGGCCGACCCGTGACCTCGACGTTTCGCGGCGGCCGTACGACGAGTTCGCCGGCCAGATCGTCGCGCGGCCGCCCGCGTCGCCGGTCAGCGCCGGCCGCGGGGAGGGTGCCGGCTCGTCGCTGGCCCGGTCCAGCGGGCGGATGGCGGTCGCCTCCGCCGTCAGCCGGGTCACCGGGTTCGTCGCGAAGCTGCTGCTCGCCGCCGTGGTCGGGACCGGGGTGGTCAACGACTCCTTCACCGTCGCGAACACCCTGCCCAACATCGTCTTCGAGCTGCTCTTCGGCGGTGTCCTGGCCAGCGTCGTGGTACCGCTGCTGGTCCGCTCGCACGACGACCCGGACGGCGGCCGCGCCTACACGCAGCGGCTGATCACCATGGCACTGGTGCTGCTCGTGGTCGGCACGGCCGTCGCGGTGGCGATCGCGCCGCTGTTCACCGCCCTCTACGTCGACAAATCGTCCCCGACCGCGAACCCGGCGCTGACCACCGCGCTGGCGTACCTGCTGCTGCCGCAGATCCTCTTCTACGGCCTGTTCGCGCTGCTGTCGGCCATCCTCAACGCGCAGAACGTCTTCGGCCCGCCGGCCTGGGCGCCGGTGCTGAACAACGTCGTGGTCACCGGCACGCTCGTCGTGTTCGCCGTCGTACCGGGGGAGCTGACCCTCGACCCGGTGCGGATGAGCGATCCGAAGCTGCTCGTGCTCGGCCTCGGCACCACGCTCGGCATCGTCGCGCAGGCCGTCGTGCTGATCCCGGCGTTGCTGCGCACCGGGTTCCGGTTCCGCTGGCGCTGGGGCTTCGACCCGCGGATCAGGGAGTTCGGCGGGCTCGCCGCGTGGATCCTCGGTTACGTCGTGGTCAGCCACGTCGGATTCGTGATCACCACCCGGGTGCTGACCGGCGGCAACAGCGGCGGCGTCACGGCCTACAGCTACGCGTCCCTGCTGTTCCAGCTCCCGTACGGCATCCTCGGCGTCTCGCTCCTGACGGCGCTGATGCCCCGGATGAGCCGCGCGGCCGCGGACGGCGACACGGTCTCGCTCGTCGGTGACCTCTCGCTCGCCTCCCGCATCTCGACGGTCCTCTTCGTGCCGATCTCGGCGGTGCTGGCGGTGGTCGGCACGCCGATCGGCATCGCGATCTTCACCTGGGGCCGCGGCACCCTCGAAGACGCCGAACGGCTCGGTCAGACCCTGGCCGTGTCGGCGGTCGGGCTGCTGCCGTTCGCGCTGGTGATGCTGCAGCTGCGGGTGTTCTACGCGATGAAGGACGCCCGCACGCCGACGCTGATCATGCTGGTGATGACGGCGGTGAAGATCCCGCTGCTGCTGCTCTGCCGCGGCCTGCTCGACGGCGAGCACGTGGTCTACGGCGTGATGCTGGTCAACGGGGCCGGGTTCGTGGTCGGGGCGGTGCTCGGCCAGGTCTGGCTGTGGGTCCGGCTCGGGCACCTGCGCAGCAAGCGGTCGCTGCGGGTTGGGCTGATCACGCTTTCGGTGAGCGGGCTCGGCGTGGTCGCGGCGGTGCTGGCGGGGCACGCCGTGCCGGCGTCGCTCGGGGTCATCCCCGGGGCGTGGGTGAAGCTGCCGGTGCAGGGGCTGCTCGGGATGGCCGTGCCGTTCGGGTTGCTGGCGGTGCTGAGGCTGCCGGAGTTCGCGCCGGTGACGCGCCGCGTGGCGGGGTTGCGGCGGCGGTTCGCGGCTCGTTGA
- a CDS encoding cytosine permease, with the protein MTSTEAAGYRDKVVAVEPGGIEPVADADRHGRPRQLAWTWASPNLEFATVFVGVLAVTAFGLSFTQAALAAVVGNGLGALAHGVLSARGPRYGVPQMVLGRAAFGYRGNLLPAALMSVMAGIGWFAVNSVSGAFALTSLTGLPVLACLVLVVAVQIVIAFFGHNLVQAYEKYVFAVLAVVFAVASVVVFTKAGPTANEGSPGGFLLAVGTAFGYTAGWNPYAADYTRYLPKTASKRTIGLYAGGGMFLSTTVLMLAGAASATIGGPADANPATAFTGHLPGFLAAATLLAITLGAVAANVLNVYSGALAFLALGVRLPLAWRRAVVAVAFGAVGFVLAWLGLTDAGHAYENFLLVIAYWIGPWLGVLLADHHLRRGTGFGDLLADRSHRNTAGFTAFLVGLVVSVGLFANQALYTGPIPKAVPGTGDLTFAAGFALAAGTYLLLRRQRTGTPEAYPPPQ; encoded by the coding sequence ATGACGAGCACCGAAGCGGCCGGCTACCGCGACAAAGTCGTGGCCGTCGAGCCCGGCGGGATCGAACCCGTCGCCGACGCCGACCGGCACGGACGGCCGCGGCAGCTGGCCTGGACCTGGGCCTCGCCCAACCTCGAGTTCGCCACCGTCTTCGTCGGCGTCCTCGCCGTCACCGCCTTCGGGCTCTCCTTCACCCAAGCCGCGCTCGCCGCCGTCGTCGGGAACGGGCTCGGCGCGCTGGCGCACGGTGTCCTGTCCGCGCGCGGCCCGCGCTACGGCGTGCCGCAGATGGTTCTCGGGCGGGCCGCGTTCGGGTACCGCGGCAACCTGCTGCCGGCCGCGCTGATGTCGGTGATGGCCGGCATCGGCTGGTTCGCCGTCAACAGCGTCAGCGGCGCCTTCGCGCTGACCAGCCTGACCGGGCTGCCCGTGCTCGCGTGCCTCGTGCTCGTCGTCGCGGTGCAGATCGTGATCGCCTTCTTCGGGCACAACCTCGTCCAGGCGTACGAAAAGTACGTCTTCGCCGTCCTGGCCGTCGTGTTCGCCGTCGCGAGCGTCGTCGTCTTCACGAAGGCCGGGCCCACCGCGAACGAAGGCAGCCCCGGCGGGTTCCTCCTCGCCGTCGGCACCGCGTTCGGCTACACGGCAGGCTGGAACCCGTACGCCGCCGACTACACGCGCTACCTGCCGAAGACCGCGTCGAAACGCACGATCGGCCTGTACGCCGGCGGCGGAATGTTCCTCTCCACCACCGTCCTGATGCTCGCCGGCGCCGCCTCGGCGACCATCGGCGGCCCGGCCGACGCCAACCCGGCGACGGCGTTCACCGGGCACCTGCCCGGCTTCCTCGCCGCCGCGACGCTGCTCGCCATCACGCTCGGCGCGGTCGCCGCGAACGTCCTGAACGTCTACTCGGGAGCGCTGGCCTTCCTCGCCCTCGGCGTCCGGCTGCCGCTGGCCTGGCGCCGAGCGGTCGTCGCGGTGGCCTTCGGCGCGGTCGGGTTCGTGCTGGCCTGGCTCGGGCTCACCGACGCCGGACACGCCTACGAGAACTTCCTGCTGGTCATCGCCTACTGGATCGGCCCGTGGCTCGGCGTGCTGCTGGCCGATCACCACCTCCGCCGCGGCACCGGCTTCGGCGACCTGCTCGCCGACCGGAGCCATCGCAACACCGCCGGGTTCACCGCGTTCCTCGTCGGGCTGGTGGTGTCCGTGGGCCTGTTCGCGAACCAGGCGCTCTACACCGGGCCGATTCCGAAAGCGGTTCCCGGCACCGGCGATCTGACCTTCGCCGCCGGTTTCGCCCTCGCCGCCGGCACGTACCTCCTGCTCCGCCGTCAGCGCACCGGCACGCCGGAGGCGTACCCACCTCCGCAGTAA
- a CDS encoding chitinase, protein MKTVRRLLTLAAAASAALATTVGLAPQAMAAVDPVLASPYLYQWGGQTSPTAAMSATGVKAFTLAFVLSDGTCNPKWDGSRSLTGSDKTMIQNIRNAGGDVIPSFGGWSGTKLGSKCTSASALAGAYQKVIDAYGLKAIDLDIENTDEFQNNTVQDRILGAVKLTKQKNPNLKVVITIGTTTTGPDSWGKRLINQAKAIGAPVDVWSVMPFDFSSGGDMAALTKSAVDGLKNQLKTTFGWSDDTAYRHSGLSSMNGKTDNAGETVTVANFNSIRGYAASHHLARFTFWATNRDCSGGGECSGISQDKYAFTKIVAGYTG, encoded by the coding sequence ATGAAAACAGTGCGCCGTCTCCTCACCCTCGCGGCCGCGGCTTCGGCCGCGCTGGCGACGACGGTCGGGCTCGCCCCGCAGGCCATGGCCGCGGTCGACCCCGTGCTCGCCTCGCCGTACCTGTACCAGTGGGGCGGGCAGACCAGCCCGACCGCCGCGATGTCCGCGACCGGCGTGAAAGCGTTTACGCTCGCCTTCGTCCTGTCCGACGGCACCTGCAACCCGAAGTGGGACGGCAGCCGGTCGCTGACCGGCTCGGACAAGACGATGATCCAGAACATCCGCAACGCGGGCGGGGACGTCATCCCCTCCTTCGGCGGCTGGTCCGGCACCAAACTGGGCTCGAAGTGCACGTCGGCCTCCGCGCTGGCGGGTGCCTACCAGAAGGTGATCGACGCCTACGGCCTCAAGGCGATCGACCTCGACATCGAGAACACCGACGAGTTCCAGAACAACACCGTGCAGGACCGGATCTTGGGCGCGGTCAAGCTGACCAAGCAGAAGAACCCGAACCTGAAGGTCGTCATCACCATCGGCACCACCACGACCGGCCCGGACTCGTGGGGCAAGCGCCTGATCAACCAGGCCAAGGCGATCGGCGCGCCGGTCGACGTCTGGTCGGTCATGCCGTTCGACTTCTCCAGCGGCGGTGACATGGCCGCGCTGACGAAGTCCGCGGTCGACGGGCTGAAGAACCAGCTCAAGACCACGTTCGGCTGGAGCGACGACACCGCCTACCGGCACAGCGGCCTCTCCTCGATGAACGGCAAGACCGACAACGCGGGCGAGACGGTCACGGTGGCGAACTTCAACTCCATCCGCGGCTACGCGGCGAGCCACCACCTGGCCCGCTTCACGTTCTGGGCCACCAACCGCGACTGCAGCGGCGGTGGCGAGTGCAGCGGCATCTCCCAGGACAAGTACGCGTTCACCAAGATCGTCGCCGGCTACACCGGCTGA